In the Streptomyces sp. 3214.6 genome, TGGGCGGATACTCGGTGCGTCCATGGGTGCGGCCGCCCTGGTCGGGACCTCGTTCGTGGCCGCCACCCCCGCAGCGGCGGCGGGCTGCACGGCCAAGGCCCTCGAGACCGTGATCATTCGGTCCACGACGAGCACCAGCGGCACGGCCCTCGCCCAGATCAACAAGGGTTCGAGCGCGCCGGCGTCCTGCCTGGACTACAACGGCACCACCACGTACGAGAAGTGCGGCATCGTCAGCAAGCGCTGGGTGAAGGTCACCAGGAGCGGTGTCACCGGCTATGTGGTCGGCACCTGCGTGATTCTCGACCAGGTCTGATCGGACTCCCGGCGCGGAGCCCTCCGGCGCGGAGCCTCCCGGCGCCGACAGGACCGGCCACGGGGTGGGCCTGTCGGTGCCGGGAGGTACCGTCGGATCATGACCGATCAGGCGGGGGCCTCCCAGGCGGGAGAACGGCGACTGGCCACCCTCGAAGGCGTGCTCGAACGCATCACGTACGCCAATGAGGACAACGGTTACACGGTCGCCCGGGTCGACACCGGCAGAGGCGCCGGCGACCTTCTCACGGTCGTCGGCGCGCTGCTCGGCGCGCAGGTGGGGGAGTCCCTGCGTATGGAGGGCCGCTGGGGTTCGCACCCCCAGTACGGCAAGCAGTTCACCGTCGAGAACTACACGACCGTGCTGCCCGCCACCGTCCAGGGCATTCGCCGCTACCTGGGATCCGGCCTGGTCAAGGGCATCGGCCCGGTCTTCGCCGACCGCATTACGCAGCACTTCGGCATGGACACCCTGAAGATCATCGAGGAGGAGCCGAAGCGCCTCATCGAGGTCCCCGGCCTCGGCCCGAAGCGCACCAAGAAGATCGCCGACGCCTGGGAGGAGCAGAAGGCGATCAAGGAGGTCATGCTCTTCCTCCAGACCGTCGAGGTGTCCACCTCCATCGCCGTGCGCATCTACAAGAAGTACGGCGACGCCTCGATCTCCGTGGTGAAGAACCAGCCCTACCGGCTGGCGGCCGACGTCTGGGGCATCGGGTTCCTCACCGCCGACAAGATCGCCCAGTCCGTCGGCATTCCGCACGACAGCGCCGAGCGCGTCAAGGCGGGCCTGCAGTACGCGCTGTCCCAGGCCACCGACCAGGGCCACTGCTATCTCCCCGAGGAGCGGCTGATCGCCGACGCGGTGAAGCTGCTGCAGGTCGACACCGGCCTCGTCATCGAGTGCCTGGCCGCCCTCGCGACGCCCCCGGAGGAGGGCGAGGACCCCGGAGTCGTCCGGGAGAAGGTCCCGGCACCGGACGGCGGGGAGCCTGTCACGGCCATCTATCTGGTCCCCTTCCACCGTGCCGAACTCTCCCTCTCCGCCCAGCTGGTGCGCCTTCTGCGCACCGGCGAGGACCGGATGCCGGCCTTCCGTGACGTGGCCTGGGACAAGGCGCTGGCCTGGCTGAAGACCCGTACGAAGGCCGAGCTCGCGCCCGAGCAGGAGGCCGCCGTCAAGCTGGCGCTGACCGAGAAGGTCGCCGTGCTCACCGGCGGCCCCGGCTGCGGCAAGTCCTTCACCGTGCGTTCGATCGTGGAGCTGGCCCGCGCGAGGAAGGCCAAGGTGGTGCTGGCTGCCCCCACCGGCCGCGCCGCCAAGCGCCTGGCCGAGCTGACCGGCGCGGAGGCCTCCACCGTGCACCGTCTGCTGGAGCTCAAGCCCGGCGGCGACGCGGCCTATGACCGCGACCGCCCGCTGGACGCCGACCTGGTGGTCGTCGACGAGGCGTCGATGCTGGACCTGCTGCTGGCCAACAAGCTGGTCAAGGCCGTGCCCCCGGGCGCGCACCTGCTCTTCGTGGGGGATGTGGACCAACTCCCCAGCGTCGGCGCGGGCGAGGTGCTGCGCGACCTGCTCGCTGACGACAGCCCCGTCCCGGCCGTGCGCCTCACGCGCGTGTTCCGTCAGGCCCAGCAGTCGGGCGTGGTGACCAACGCGCACCGGATCAACGCCGGGCAGCATCCGGTCACCGACGGCATGAAGGACTTCTTCCTGTTCGTCGAGGACGACACGGAGGAGGCGGGCCGCCTCACGGTGGATGTGGCGGCCCGCCGCATTCCGGCCAAGTTCGGCCTCGACCCGCGCCGGGACGTGCAGGTGCTGGCGCCCATGCACCGCGGTCCGGCGGGCGCCGGCGCCCTCAACGGCCTGCTCCAGCAGGCTGTCACGCCCGGCCGCCCCGACGTTCCCGAGAAACGGTTCGGCGGCCGGGTCTTCCGCGTCGGCGACAAGGTCACCCAGATCCGCAACAATTACGACAAGGGGAAGAACGGTGTCTTCAACGGCACCGTGGGCGTGGTCACCTCGCTCGATCCGGTCGACCAACGCCTCACGGTGCTGACCGACGAGGACGAGGAGGTTCCG is a window encoding:
- the recD2 gene encoding SF1B family DNA helicase RecD2, translated to MTDQAGASQAGERRLATLEGVLERITYANEDNGYTVARVDTGRGAGDLLTVVGALLGAQVGESLRMEGRWGSHPQYGKQFTVENYTTVLPATVQGIRRYLGSGLVKGIGPVFADRITQHFGMDTLKIIEEEPKRLIEVPGLGPKRTKKIADAWEEQKAIKEVMLFLQTVEVSTSIAVRIYKKYGDASISVVKNQPYRLAADVWGIGFLTADKIAQSVGIPHDSAERVKAGLQYALSQATDQGHCYLPEERLIADAVKLLQVDTGLVIECLAALATPPEEGEDPGVVREKVPAPDGGEPVTAIYLVPFHRAELSLSAQLVRLLRTGEDRMPAFRDVAWDKALAWLKTRTKAELAPEQEAAVKLALTEKVAVLTGGPGCGKSFTVRSIVELARARKAKVVLAAPTGRAAKRLAELTGAEASTVHRLLELKPGGDAAYDRDRPLDADLVVVDEASMLDLLLANKLVKAVPPGAHLLFVGDVDQLPSVGAGEVLRDLLADDSPVPAVRLTRVFRQAQQSGVVTNAHRINAGQHPVTDGMKDFFLFVEDDTEEAGRLTVDVAARRIPAKFGLDPRRDVQVLAPMHRGPAGAGALNGLLQQAVTPGRPDVPEKRFGGRVFRVGDKVTQIRNNYDKGKNGVFNGTVGVVTSLDPVDQRLTVLTDEDEEVPYEFDELDELAHAYAVTIHRSQGSEYPAVVIPVTTGAWMMLQRNLLYTAVTRAKKLVVLVGSRKAIGQAVRTVSAGRRCTALDFRLAGQ